One Rhinolophus sinicus isolate RSC01 linkage group LG06, ASM3656204v1, whole genome shotgun sequence DNA window includes the following coding sequences:
- the MYLK4 gene encoding myosin light chain kinase family member 4 isoform X9: MTPVEGKRTSAFTDDIQAPPAPFNHRIVIAKQTAVNNFYTVSRTEILGGGRFGQVHKCEEKATGLKLAAKIIKTRGKKDKDEVKNEITVMNQLDHVNLIQLYDAFESKNDIVLVMEYVDGGELFDRIIDDNYNLTEFDSILFIKQICEGIRYMHQMYILHLDLKPENILCVNRDAKQIKIIDFGLARRYKPREKLKVNFGTPEFLAPEVVNYDFVSFPTDMWSVGVIAYMLLSGLSPFLGDNDAETLNNILACRWDLEEEEFQNISEEAKEFISKLLIKEKSWRISASEALKHPWLSDHKLHSRLKTQKKKKCCSDAQNPVTK, translated from the exons ATGACACCTGTCGAAGGTAAAAGGACATCGGCCTTCACAG ATGACATCCAGGCTCCTCCTGCCCCATTTAATCACCGGATTGTGATAGCCAAACAAACAGCAGTCAACAATTTTTATACTGTGAGCAGAACAGAAATTTTAGGAGG GGGGCGCTTCGGCCAGGTTCACAAGTGTGAAGAAAAAGCAACAGGTTTGAAGTTGGCGGCTAAGATCATCAAGACCAGAGGCAAGAAGGATAAG gATGAAGTAAAGAATGAAATCACGGTCATGAACCAGCTGGATCACGTGAACCTCATACAGCTCTACGATGCTTTCGAGTCTAAGAATGACATTGTCCTGGTCATGGAGTA TGTGGATGGCGGTGAGCTGTTTGACCGGATCATTGATGACAACTATAATCTGACTGAGTTTGATTCCATCCTGTTCATCAAGCAGATATGCGAGGGGATACGATACATGCATCAGATGTATATTCTCCATTTGGACCTGAAG CCTGAGAATATCCTGTGTGTGAATCGGGatgctaaacaaataaaaattattgatttcGGATTGGCCAGAAG ATACAAGCCCAGAGAGAAGCTGAAGGTGAACTTTGGAACCCCAGAATTTCTTGCCCCTGAAGTTGTGAactatgattttgtttcctttcccacGGACATGTGGAGTGTGGGGGTAATTGCCTATATGCT ACTTAGTGGTTTGTCCCCCTTCCTGGGCGATAACGATGCTGAGACCCTGAACAACATCCTGGCCTGCAGGTGGGATTTAGAGGAGGAAGAATTTCAGAATATCTCAGAGGAGGCCAAGGAGTTCATCTCCAAGCTTCTGATTAAGGAGAAGAG TTGGAGAATAAGTGCAAGTGAAGCTCTCAAGCACCCTTGGTTGTCAGACCACAAGCTCCACTCCAGACTCAAAACACAG aagaagaagaaatgctGCTCTGATGCTCAGAACCCTGTGACCAAATAG